In a genomic window of Salegentibacter salegens:
- a CDS encoding DUF5929 domain-containing protein, which yields MEEAKPYLKEYSQEVYNYYKESMRILRKVKYN from the coding sequence CTGGAAGAAGCAAAACCATATTTAAAAGAATACAGTCAGGAAGTTTATAACTATTACAAAGAAAGTATGCGAATTTTAAGAAAAGTAAAATACAATTAA
- a CDS encoding DUF5929 domain-containing protein: MINKRLLIKNLLAHNDENSFYDKKLKLNIGEREGKAKFLKHVCALSNSNPENNSYIVIGVQDEDNSIVGTDFFDDSKIQNLVNAYLSNPPLISYENIPFPHLPGNLVVGLVSIRPNHGKICSLRKNIWKYYGGSVFLRDGSISMPKVFDIQITDVNSEIVNSIEKHSHNNIELTLDGVFDFLQKRKDYNATYKVFKEYFVVCWAGKKIQAKNETFYSRVDIELINEQVKLFYSDLDQVSISLTEEQFKILEYVQLGLHDKYRFYPLEEVIIRFKDSVSYDIESKLLFEPPEFDKKTLYHIYNINSKLLERLKKKLPLDKQQTKDLKNLPSTYLLCYTLIRKFLTLNLKPSATPIFRLQLGLMGENKSGSTL; encoded by the coding sequence ATGATTAACAAACGGCTTTTAATAAAAAACCTACTCGCCCACAATGACGAGAACAGCTTTTACGACAAAAAGCTAAAGCTTAATATTGGCGAAAGAGAAGGAAAAGCCAAGTTTTTAAAACACGTTTGCGCACTCTCCAATTCTAATCCCGAGAACAATTCTTATATCGTTATTGGGGTTCAGGATGAAGACAATAGCATTGTAGGCACCGACTTTTTTGATGACAGCAAAATTCAGAATCTCGTAAATGCTTATTTAAGCAATCCGCCGTTAATTTCTTATGAAAATATTCCCTTTCCACATTTGCCGGGGAATCTCGTGGTTGGTTTGGTAAGTATAAGACCCAATCACGGGAAAATATGTTCGCTTAGAAAGAATATCTGGAAATATTATGGTGGTTCGGTTTTTCTTCGAGATGGCAGCATTAGTATGCCAAAAGTTTTTGACATTCAAATTACCGATGTGAATTCAGAAATAGTAAATTCTATAGAAAAACATTCCCATAATAATATTGAATTAACCCTGGACGGGGTCTTCGATTTTCTTCAGAAAAGAAAAGATTACAACGCCACTTATAAGGTTTTTAAAGAATATTTTGTAGTGTGTTGGGCAGGAAAAAAGATTCAGGCAAAAAACGAAACATTTTATTCCCGCGTAGATATAGAATTAATAAATGAGCAGGTAAAGTTATTTTATTCAGATCTTGACCAGGTAAGCATCAGTCTTACCGAGGAGCAATTTAAAATCCTGGAATATGTGCAATTGGGACTACACGATAAATATCGATTTTATCCATTAGAAGAGGTAATTATTCGTTTTAAAGACAGTGTAAGTTATGATATTGAAAGCAAGTTGTTATTTGAACCACCCGAATTCGACAAAAAAACGCTTTATCATATTTACAACATAAACAGCAAGCTTTTGGAAAGGCTTAAAAAGAAACTTCCATTAGACAAACAACAAACAAAAGATCTTAAAAATTTGCCTTCAACTTATTTACTTTGTTACACACTCATCCGAAAGTTTTTGACTTTAAACCTAAAACCTTCGGCCACCCCTATTTTCAGGCTTCAATTAGGGCTAATGGGAGAAAATAAGTCTGGATCTACCCTATAG
- a CDS encoding metallophosphoesterase family protein has product MGRSIAIGDIHGGLKALIQLLEKIEVTPDDELIFLGDYVDGWSDSANVVSYLIEFARQNTCIFIRGNHDDLTHRWLESGELNEKWLEHGGQSSIDAYRNFSSEEIEKHIEFFNQMVNYYIDKKNRLFVHAGFTNQHGPEQEYHDTGFYWDRTLWEMVLSLDKNIKPDDINYPKRLRLFNEIFIGHTPVTRINKDAPVKRANIWNVDTGAAFMGKLSAIDVNSKEIWQSEPVFKLYPDEEGRN; this is encoded by the coding sequence ATGGGCAGAAGTATTGCTATTGGAGACATTCACGGCGGATTAAAAGCTTTAATACAACTCCTTGAAAAAATTGAAGTCACCCCAGATGATGAGTTAATTTTTCTAGGTGATTATGTAGACGGCTGGAGTGATTCTGCTAACGTGGTTTCTTATCTTATAGAATTTGCCAGGCAAAACACCTGTATTTTCATCCGTGGAAATCACGACGATCTTACCCATCGTTGGCTTGAATCAGGTGAACTTAACGAAAAATGGCTCGAACATGGCGGCCAATCAAGTATTGATGCGTATAGAAATTTTTCTTCGGAAGAAATAGAAAAACATATCGAGTTTTTTAATCAAATGGTGAATTATTATATCGATAAGAAAAACAGGCTCTTTGTGCACGCCGGCTTCACCAACCAACACGGGCCCGAACAGGAATATCATGACACTGGTTTTTATTGGGATAGAACCTTATGGGAAATGGTACTTTCTTTAGATAAAAATATAAAACCAGATGATATAAATTATCCAAAACGCTTAAGGCTTTTTAATGAAATCTTTATTGGGCATACCCCGGTAACCCGAATTAATAAAGATGCCCCGGTAAAACGGGCAAACATCTGGAATGTAGATACCGGTGCCGCTTTTATGGGGAAATTATCGGCTATAGATGTAAATTCAAAGGAAATTTGGCAAAGTGAGCCGGTTTTTAAACTATATCCTGATGAGGAAGGTAGAAATTAA
- a CDS encoding IS4 family transposase: MGLFRRTKNTNKPLLRQIIDLCPRWMLTRCADEHNGDKGCSRYKTYDQFVAQTFGQLNKCYTLSDISTGIGVSETFISDLGLEQSPARSTMSDGNKKRSYKVFESLYYRLLGHYGRLLSKHGQSHIIKEIKDRDIKLIDSTTISLCLSMFDWAKFRTAKGGIKIHTCWDDAMMIPDMVNITEAKLHDSKGLAQSVFRKGTVIVEDRAYFDFLLMRQRIAAENVFVTRIKINTVYQTLEELELPEGSDQDILKDEIIVLPSKKAVETGIAEHPLRLVHVYKQDENKVIEIITNNLDWSARTIADLYKKRWDIELFFKAIKQNLQIKTFLGTSENAVKSQIYIALITYLLLQIIVRTIAKKEHAFSNFVEKIRICLCFYLTLDYACNTVGEGAKRIRGQTKLHYRVDPDLFSPISPN, encoded by the coding sequence ATGGGACTCTTCAGGCGCACTAAAAATACAAACAAACCTCTTCTTCGACAAATAATTGACCTATGTCCTCGCTGGATGCTCACGCGTTGTGCCGATGAGCACAATGGCGACAAGGGGTGCAGCAGATATAAGACCTACGATCAATTCGTTGCCCAAACTTTCGGACAGCTGAATAAATGCTACACTCTTAGTGACATTTCCACTGGTATCGGGGTCAGCGAAACATTTATTTCGGATTTGGGTCTTGAGCAGAGCCCAGCGCGTTCTACCATGAGCGATGGCAACAAAAAGAGGAGTTATAAAGTCTTCGAGAGCTTATATTACCGGTTGTTAGGGCACTATGGCCGACTATTGTCGAAGCACGGACAGTCTCATATAATCAAGGAAATCAAAGACCGTGACATAAAATTGATCGACAGCACCACGATCAGTCTATGTCTGTCCATGTTCGATTGGGCAAAGTTTCGGACAGCTAAAGGAGGTATAAAAATACATACCTGCTGGGACGATGCCATGATGATCCCCGATATGGTCAATATAACAGAGGCAAAGCTCCATGACAGCAAAGGACTGGCCCAATCCGTTTTCCGAAAGGGAACGGTCATCGTGGAGGACAGGGCGTACTTCGATTTTCTGTTGATGCGCCAGAGGATCGCGGCAGAAAATGTTTTTGTCACTCGCATCAAGATCAATACGGTCTATCAAACCTTGGAAGAACTGGAGCTCCCCGAAGGTAGCGATCAGGATATCCTAAAAGACGAGATCATCGTTTTACCAAGCAAGAAGGCCGTGGAAACAGGCATTGCGGAACACCCTCTCCGGTTGGTGCACGTTTATAAGCAGGACGAGAACAAAGTGATAGAAATAATCACCAACAACTTGGATTGGAGCGCCAGGACCATCGCGGACCTTTATAAAAAACGATGGGATATTGAACTTTTTTTTAAGGCGATAAAACAGAACCTCCAAATAAAGACCTTCCTTGGAACCAGTGAGAACGCCGTAAAATCACAAATATACATCGCGCTCATAACCTATTTGCTGCTCCAGATAATTGTGAGGACAATAGCCAAAAAAGAACATGCATTTTCCAATTTCGTGGAAAAGATCAGGATCTGTCTATGTTTTTATCTTACCCTCGATTATGCCTGCAATACCGTAGGAGAAGGGGCGAAAAGAATAAGGGGTCAGACCAAACTCCACTATAGGGTAGATCCAGACTTATTTTCTCCCATTAGCCCTAATTGA